From a single Raphanus sativus cultivar WK10039 chromosome 3, ASM80110v3, whole genome shotgun sequence genomic region:
- the LOC108846575 gene encoding exopolygalacturonase-like, with the protein MASRFLILSVLSLFFFLLAVSSAPTSEYYKGDNVFDVRNYGARGDGKTDNAIAISKAWNDACQWSGGSSTVYIPLGTFYLSQVTFAGPCKSYITFIITGTLTAPRDPDVIKQEAWIEFRYVDNLTVTGGGLLDGQGDYSWSLNDCNKNPKCRTLAINIGFAFVRSSRINGLNSINSKMGHFNLFAVEDFNITGVTITAPGDSPNTDGIKIGRSKDMHLYNVTIATGDDCIAILDGTTNLDISDVRCGPGHGISVGSLGRYKDEKNVEGLTVRNSIINGTTDGLRIKTYAKSVSAISVSNFLYDNIQMVNVRNPIVIDQQYCPNGQCDSPGKYESHVQIRDVTYNKIWGTSTSQAALNMQCSKTFPCQGVELSNINLMYNGGDGSAMALCENVGGSVRGKIVPAGCHI; encoded by the exons ATGGCGTCTAGGTTTCTGATCTTGTCTGTcttgtctctcttcttcttcttactcgCCGTCTCAAGTGCTCCCACGAGTGAATATTACAAAGGAGATAACGTCTTCGACGTCAGAAACTACGGTGCTCGCGGCGACGGTAAAACCGACAACGCTATTGCGATTTCAAAGGCCTGGAACGATGCTTGTCAATGGAGTGGTGGAAGCTCAACGGTCTATATACCTCTCGGAACATTCTATCTCAGTCAAGTAACGTTCGCTGGCCCTTGCAAAAGTTATATCACTTTTATAATCACCGGAACCTTGACGGCTCCTCGGGATCCTGACGTCATCAAACAAGAAGCATGGATCGAGTTCCGGTACGTAGACAATCTCACCGTTACAGGAGGAGGGTTGCTTGATGGTCAAGGTGATTACTCTTGGTCCCTCAACGATTGTAACAAAAACCCTAAGTGTCGTACACTAGCTATCAACATAGGGTTTGCGTTCGTTCGATCGTCGAGGATCAACGGTCTAAATTCGATCAACAGCAAAATGGGTCACTTCAACTTATTCGCGGTCGAGGATTTTAACATTACCGGCGTGACTATCACGGCTCCTGGAGATAGCCCTAATACCGACGGTATCAAGATTGGTAGATCCAAGGATATGCATCTATACAACGTCACTATTGCAACCGGTGACGATTGCATCGCAATACTTGACGGAACTACCAATTTGGATATCTCTGATGTCAG GTGCGGACCAGGGCACGGTATTAGTGTCGGAAGCCTCGGGAGGTATAAAGATGAGAAGAACGTTGAGGGCTTAACCGTGAGAAACTCTATTATCAACGGTACAACCGACGGTTTACGGATCAAAACATATGCTAAGTCGGTCTCGGCCATTTCAGTTTCGAACTTCTTGTACGATAATATCCAAATGGTCAACGTTAGAAACCCTATCGTCATCGACCAACAGTATTGTCCAAATGGACAATGCGACAGTCCTGGAAAGTATGAGTCTCATGTTCAGATCAGAGACGTGACGTACAACAAAATATGGGGAACTTCGACGAGCCAAGCGGCTTTGAACATGCAGTGTAGTAAAACGTTTCCTTGTCAAGGCGTTGAGCTCTCAAACATCAACTTGATGTACAATGGGGGGGACGGTTCGGCCATGGCCTTGTGTGAGAATGTTGGTGGTTCGGTTCGTGGGAAGATTGTACCTGCTGGTTGTCATATTTGA
- the LOC130509140 gene encoding very-long-chain aldehyde decarbonylase CER1-like, whose protein sequence is MRLLWPFTYLSMLFTLFYASVFVAERNSFEKLNLQSWIIPRYNLQYLLKWRKEAINNMIEKAILEANKKGVKVLSLGLMNQGEELNRNGEVYINKHPEMKVRMVDGSRLSAAVVINSLPKSTTKRLMTGNLTKVAYTIASALCQRGVQVSTLLPEEYEKLQSFVPQETRDKEQRSSCCFFF, encoded by the exons ATGCGCCTTTTGTGGCCTTTCACATATCTCTCCATGCTCTTCACTCTCTTCTACGCCAGCGTCTTTGTCGCTGAGAGAAACTCTTTTGAGAAGCTCAACTTGCAGTCTTGGATCATACCCAGATATAATCTGCAG TACTTGTTAAAATGGAGGAAAGAGGCGATCAATAACATGATTGAGAAAGCAATACTAGAGGCAAACAAAAAAGGAGTGAAGGTGCTTAGCCTGGGTCTCATGAACCAA GGGGAGGAGCTAAACAGGAATGGAGAGGTGTATATTAACAAGCATCCAGAAATGAAAGTAAGAATGGTGGATGGCAGTAGATTATCAGCAGCCGTTGTGATCAATAGTCTACCCAAATCAACGACAAAAAGATTGATGACAGGCAATCTCACAAAGGTGGCATACACCATCGCCTCTGCTCTTTGCCAGAGAGGTGTTCAG GTATCGACTCTATTACCAGAAGAGTATGAGAAACTACAATCATTTGTTCCACAAGAAACCAGAGACAAAGAACAACGCTCCTcctgttgcttcttcttctga
- the LOC108844080 gene encoding 3-ketoacyl-CoA thiolase 2, peroxisomal, with product MEKAIERQRVLLEHLRPSSSSSSSHTFEGSLSASACLAGDSAAYQRTSLYGDDVVIVAAHRTALCKSKRGNFKDTYPDDLLAPVLRALIEKTNLDPSEVGDIVVGTVLAPGSQRASECRMSAFYAGFPETVAVRTVNRQCSSGLQAVADVAAAIKAGFYDIGIGAGLESMTTNPMAWEGSVNPAVKKFEQAQNCLLPMGVTSENVAQRFGVSRQEQDQAAVDSHRKAAAATAAGKFKDEIIPVKTKLVDPKTGDETPITVSVDDGIRPSTTLATLGKLKPVFKKDGTTTAGNSSQVSDGAGAVLLMRRSVATQKGLPVLGVFRTFAAVGVDPAIMGVGPAVAIPAAVKAAGLELDDIDLFEINEAFASQFVYCRNKLGLDAEKINVNGGAMAIGHPLGATGARCVATLLHEMKRRGKDCRFGVVSMCIGTGMGAAAVFERGDGVDELRNARKVDAQGYLSKDAR from the exons ATGGAGAAAGCGATCGAGAGACAAAGAGTTCTTCTTGAACATCTCcgcccttcttcttcttcttcttcctcccacACTTTCGAGGGCTCTCTCTCT GCTTCTGCTTGTTTGGCTGGGGACAGTGCTGCTTATCAGAGGACCTCTCTCTATGGTGATGATGTTGTCATTGTCGC GGCACATAGGACTGCACTTTGCAAGTCCAAACGTGGCAACTTCAAGGATACTTATCCTGATGATCTCCTTGCACCTGTTCTTAGG GCACTGATAGAGAAGACAAATCTAGACCCAAGTGAAGTTGGTGACATTGTTGTCGGTACCGTTTTGGCACCGGGGTCCCAGAGAGCCAGTGAGTGCAGGATGTCTGCTTTCTATGCTGGTTTCCCTg AAACCGTGGCTGTGAGGACTGTGAATAGACAGTGCTCCTCTGGGCTTCAGGCTGTTGCTGACGTTGCCGCTGCCATCAAAGCTGGATTTTATGATATTG GTATTGGGGCTGGATTGGAGTCCATGACTACTAATCCTATGGCATGGGAAGGGTCAGTGAATCCAGCG GTGAAGAAGTTTGAGCAAGCACAGAACTGTCTTCTCCCTATGGGTGTTACTTCAGAAAATGTAGCACAACGCTTTGGTGTCTCAAGGCAGGAGCAAGATCAAGCTGCT GTTGACTCGCACAGAAAGGCAGCTGCTGCTACTGCTGCTGGTAAATTCAAGGATGAGATCATTCCGGTTAAAACCAAG CTTGTTGACCCAAAGACAGGTGATGAGACACCCATTACAGTTTCTGTTGATGATGGGATCCGACCAAGCACAACCCTTGCTACTCTTGGGAAGCTGAAGCCAGTGTTTAAAAAGGATGGCACCACAACTGCTG GAAACTCCAGCCAAGTAAGTGATGGTGCAGGAGCGGTTCTCCTCATGAGGAGAAGTGTTGCTACGCAAAAAGGACTTCCCGTTCTTGGTGTGTTCAG GACATTTGCTGCAGTTGGTGTTGATCCAGCAATCATGGGTGTCGGTCCAGCAGTTGCCATTCCGGCTGCAGTTAAGGCTGCTGGTTTAGAACTCGATGATATCGACTTGTTTGAGATCAACGAG GCATTTGCATCTCAGTTTGTTTATTGCCGTAACAAATTGGGACTAGACGCAGAGAAAATCAATGTCAACGGTGGCGCAATGGCCATAGGACATCCTTTAGGCGCTACAG GAGCACGTTGCGTTGCTACTTTGTTGCACGAGATGAAACGCCGTGGAAAAGACTGTCGTTTTGGGGTAGTGTCGATGTGCATTG GGACGGGGATGGGTGCAGCGGCTGTGTTTGAGAGAGGAGATGGAGTTGATGAGCTTCGCAACGCAAGGAAAGTTGACGCTCAAGGCTATTTGTCCAAGGACGCTCGTTAG
- the LOC108844756 gene encoding vesicle-associated membrane protein 722, with protein sequence MAQQQSSLIYSFVARGTVILVEFTDFKGNFTSIAAQCLQKLPSSNNKFTYNCDGHTFNYLVENGFTYCVVAVDSAGRQIPMAFLERVKEDFNKRYGGGKAATAQANSLNKEFGSKLKEHMQYCMDHPDEISKLAKVKAQVSEVKGVMMENIEKVLDRGEKIELLVDKTENLRSQAQDFRTQGTQMRRKMWFQNMKIKLIVLAIIIALILIIVLSVCGGFNCGK encoded by the exons atggcGCAACAACAATCGTCGTTGATCTACAGTTTCGTGGCTCGGGGCACAGTAATCCTCGTGGAGTTCACCGATTTCAAAGGAAACTTCACATCAATCGCCGCACAGTGCCTCCAAAAGCTCCCTTCCTCGAACAACAAGTTCACCTACAACTGCGATGGTCATACCTTCAATTACCTCGTCGAGAATGGATTCA CTTATTGTGTTGTTGCAGTCGATTCTGCTGGGAGGCAGATTCCTATGGCCTTCTTGGAACGAGTGAAGGAGGATTTCAACAAGAGATACGGTGGTGGAAAGGCTGCTACCGCTCAAGCTAACAGCTTGAATAAAGAGTTTGG GTCGAAACTGAAAGAGCACATGCAGTATTGTATGGATCATCCTGATGAGATTAGCAAGCTTGCTAAGGTGAAGGCTCAGGTGTCTGAAGTTAAAGGTGTCATGATGGAAAACATTGAAAAG GTTCTTGACCGTGGTGAGAAAATTGAACTTTTGGTGGACAAAACTGAAAACCTTCGCTCGCAG GCGCAAGATTTCAGAACACAAGGAACACAGATGAGAAGAAAGATGTGGTTTCAGAACATGAAGATAAAACTCATTGTTCTTGCAATTATCATCGCCTTGATCCTCATCATCGTCCTCTCAGTCTGCGGTGGTTTCAACTGTGGCAAATGA